CGGTCGTCAACTAATAATAAAGTCTTCGGCAGAAGTGCATGCCCCTATCGTCTAGAGGCCTAGGACGTCGGGTTCTCAATCCGTTAACCGGGGTTCGAATCCCCGTAGGGGTACTATACATTCGTGCACTAAGTCGCAAGATGCAGAAAACCCCGGAAATCCCGGGGTTTTTTCATGCGCTGACTTAGCAGGTTGCGGCTCGATTCGGGTCGTTTCGGCGCTTTGCTGCACCGTGTTTTGCACCGGCTTCACGGCCTGCCCCGAGGCTTTAGCAAAGTGATCGTCGGTGACTTGTAGGTAGTGCTTTCGAGCAACGGCTTCGCTATTCCCGATCCACGCACAGACGACATGCGCGGGAAAGGACTCCATGAGCTCGGTCTCGCGCGTGCTGCGGAGATTTTGAAAGAGCTTCGGCCACGGTTCGAGACCGGCACGTTCGATGATCCGTTTGAACTGCGTGCCGAGGTTCTGCTTGATCGAGCGATAGCTCATCACGACGAACTCGGCCTTCGGTGCCGCTTGCTCCCAGGCCTCTTGAAGAAATGGCCGGAGCTCGGGGAAGAGCGGAATCATCCGCGACTCTTTGCCTTCGATATGTTCCGTCTTCGGACTCCGCACGCGCACGCGGCTATTCGCCCAATCGACATCGGCCCATCGCAGGCTCAGAGTTTCACTAGAGCGCATCCCAAATTGCCGTAGCGCGATCGGCGGGAGTTGAGTAGGCTAGGCGATCACCGGAGGTGATCGATGATTTACTCGAAGGAATTCCGTCGTCAGATTTTGGCGGCGTGCGACTGCGGACAGGGGACGCAG
This sequence is a window from Planctomycetia bacterium. Protein-coding genes within it:
- a CDS encoding site-specific integrase yields the protein MALRQFGMRSSETLSLRWADVDWANSRVRVRSPKTEHIEGKESRMIPLFPELRPFLQEAWEQAAPKAEFVVMSYRSIKQNLGTQFKRIIERAGLEPWPKLFQNLRSTRETELMESFPAHVVCAWIGNSEAVARKHYLQVTDDHFAKASGQAVKPVQNTVQQSAETTRIEPQPAKSAHEKTPGFPGFSASCDLVHECIVPLRGFEPRLTD